From the Thermodesulfobacteriota bacterium genome, the window ACCTGGGCCGAGGACGGCATCGGCTGCGAGGAGTGCCACGGGCCGGGGGCAAACCACGTGAAGCAGCCGTCGAAGGGAACGATCAAGATCGACCGGACGGCGGAAGCGTGCGGCAAGTGCCACCAGCGGGGCGGCATGGGACCCGAGCCGCCGGCCAAGGGCGGGTTCATCGAGCACCATGAGCAGATCAACGAGTTGAAGGCGGGCGTGCACAAGGACATGGGCTGCATCGAATGCCACAACCCGCACGACCGCGCCATCCACGCGAAGAACAACTGCGCGGAATGCCATTCCGAGGTCGCGAAATCCTTCGCCGGGAACCGCCACGGGAAGCAGGGGACCCGCTGCATCGAGTGCCACATGCCGAAGGCCACCAAGTCGGCGATCACGGTGGCCAGCTACACCGGCGACGTGCGGACCCACATCTTCAAGATCAACACGGACCCGAAGGCGAGCATGTTCCGGGAGGTCGAGGAGAAGGGGAAGAAATCGACTTTCGCGGAGAAGTTCGTGACCGTGGAGTACGTCTGCCTCGGCTGTCACGCGAGCCGGGACAAGAACTGGGCCGCGGCGAACGCGAAAGGGTTCCATAAGGCGAAATAAGTCCCGT encodes:
- a CDS encoding multiheme c-type cytochrome, producing MKKTGGFVSEVLPAFLAGCLLLGWAAPSPAATGYVGSGKCFACHPQQYNLWQATGHPWKLRKAEKARYAKLPLPPGYAWEDISYVIGGATKKARYIDRKGYIVTAAKDGSEAKTQYNIEDGSWSFYEKGTKKPYKCGPCHMTAYSPEGHQDGMEGMIGTWAEDGIGCEECHGPGANHVKQPSKGTIKIDRTAEACGKCHQRGGMGPEPPAKGGFIEHHEQINELKAGVHKDMGCIECHNPHDRAIHAKNNCAECHSEVAKSFAGNRHGKQGTRCIECHMPKATKSAITVASYTGDVRTHIFKINTDPKASMFREVEEKGKKSTFAEKFVTVEYVCLGCHASRDKNWAAANAKGFHKAK